CTGGCGTTGGTCCAGGTTCCGTTTGTAGAATCGGCTCAGCCGCTTAGAGAGGTCTTCCGTCCTTCCCACGCTCTGCCCACCGCTTGACGACGGGTCTGAAAGGTGCCGTTGTGCACTGAGATTGTCGACCTTGAGAAGTGATTTCAAGATTGTGGCACCGCCAGGGTCATTGGCCAGTAGCAGGGGTTCGTAACCCGGCTGAGGCTGGTGGGCATCGTCAAATTGAGCGCGATCCAGTGCGAAGTATCTGAACTCGAATTCGTTTAAGAGCTCCTTTTGCAAAAAATCCGTGAAGCTCTTCGGCCACGGAACGTATTTCTCGTTCTCCCGTTGTTCCAAGGCGGCCGCCTTGGCTTGCGCTTCTTGTCGAGCGCTGCGGAACCTCTGAAGGATGTCCGCCTGATTGCGCGCTGCAAACTCGATGCGAATGCCGACCTGCGTGCCCTCCCAAGCTGTGCTTGGCAATAGCGGTATCACCGAAACCAGATCGGTGGCTACCACTTCAAACCAAAGGTCGAGGCCGATCGAGGGAAGAGCCGAATCGTCTGCATTTCCTTCCGGAAGATTCCCTAGCCTGTCGAACTCCTTCCAGCAGTACGAGCTGAAATCGTATAGCGAGAGCTTCTCCTTCGAGCCTGCGCAGAATGTATGAATGGCCTGAGTTGCCGACGTCTTGCCGCTATTGTTTGGGCCAACAAATATCGAGATATCTGAAGCGAGCTCAATATGCACGTCCCGCATCCGCCGGTAATTCCTGAGCCTATAGGAGTGGAGGTGCATGCGTTTTCCTACCTAAGTTACCGATTGGGTATGATTTTGTGTCGACGCTTTCCATCTCACTTGCGAATGGGTTTCATGTCGAAGCCCTGCTGCGCAAGGATTCGTAGAGCTTGGAGTGGTTGAGGAGGATGTCCTTAATCCCGCTTTGAACGGCGGGCGAGTTGAGAGCCTGCGTGCTCATCAGGTTGTGAGCATCGAGTGCGCCCATGATGGCGCTCAGCAATTCGGATTTGAGGTCAGGTGAATTGGCGAACTGTTCCTTGGTGTTGTTCGCCGCCTGCTGGCGCAGGGTTTCCGACTCCAGCAACTTGCCTTTGATAACGTTGTTGACGTAGACCAGCTTGTCCTGATCGGTGAGATCGCCCTCAAACAGGTCGTTTACCTTCTGGATGATTTCATCGAGGAAGGCTTTTTCCCTATCGTGCAGCATGCCGCTGCCAGCTTCGGTGATGGGGTCGAGCCTGGGTGTTTCTCCGGCGTAAAGCGGCATGGGCTGCCGCCCGGCATTCTTCAGGTTGTGGTGAGTGAGGACGACCTTGGAGAGGTCGATGCCTTCGCGTTCACGGCCAAATTCCAGCAAGGGCAGCAAGCGCCGATAGAAGATGACGCGCTTTTCGATGGCGGTGTTGGCGTAGTCGAAAATCTGGGACAGGAAGGTATAAAGCCGGATATATGCGCCCATGTCGGTTTTGAACAGGACGAGCGCATTGATCTCGTCTTGGGCTGCTTTCGTAGCGGCTTCATCCGCCTTTTCCTTTGCGGTTTTCAGCGCCACCTGCGCGGCTTTGTATCGTTTCATCAGCCGGTCTTCCACGGGGGCGATGGCGGAGACCAGCTCACTTTGCTTCGCTCCCTTCAGTTCGGCCTCGACGACGCGGTCCACTTCAAATTCGTCGTAGTGCCCTGCGGCATCAAGCTTCGCGCGCAGATTAAAAACCAGGTTGGGGTCGGTCGCCGCAGCCAGTTGTGCGGTTGTGTGATAAGTCTTGAAGGCTGCGAGGACTTCGGCTGCGTCATTGACGAAATCGAGAACGTAAGTTGTGTCCTTGGCGGGATGAGAGCGGTTCAGGCGCGAAAGCGTCTGCACGGCCTGAATGCCTGCGAGGCGTTTGTCCACATACATGCCGCATAGGAGCGGCTGGTCGAAACCGGTCTGAAATTTATTGGCAACGAGGAGGATTTGATACTCGTCGGTTTTGAAGGCCTCGCGGATGTCGCGGCCCCGGAGGTTCGGGTTGAGGGTACGGCTGGTTTCGCTGAAACCGTCCGGCCCGGATTCGGAGTCGTTCACTTCGCCCGAGAAGGCGACCATCGTTCCGATTTTGTAGTTCTGCGCGGTGATGTATTTCTCGATGGCGAGTTTCCAGCGCACGGCTTCAACGCGGCTGGCCACCACGACCATTGCCTTGGCGTTGCCTTTGAGAAGCGGCGCAACGTATTGCCGGAAATGCTCCACGACGATCTGAACCTTTTGGGAGATGTTGTATGGGTGTAGGCGCACCCAGCCCATGATGCCCTTCATGGCGGCGCTGCGCTCTACGGTCTTCTCGTCGTAGTCCTTCCCTTCGTGCG
The sequence above is drawn from the Verrucomicrobiales bacterium genome and encodes:
- a CDS encoding type I restriction endonuclease subunit R, yielding QLDVTRALQSAVVINGAGGKYLVQHSAGSGKTNSIAWTAHFFAELHDAAAQKVFDTVLVVSDRTVIDTQLQEALFDFQRQTGVVATIKGNDASKSAELAAALSGDKKIVVCTIQTFPFALKEVRNLAATKGKRFAVIADEAHSSQTGEAAAKLKAVLSSEELKELSDGGEVSTEDLLAAQMATRANDKGITFIAFTATPKNKTMELFGTTPDPSRPAGPDNLPAPFHVYSMRQAIEEKFILDVLQNYTSYRLAFKLAHEGKDYDEKTVERSAAMKGIMGWVRLHPYNISQKVQIVVEHFRQYVAPLLKGNAKAMVVVASRVEAVRWKLAIEKYITAQNYKIGTMVAFSGEVNDSESGPDGFSETSRTLNPNLRGRDIREAFKTDEYQILLVANKFQTGFDQPLLCGMYVDKRLAGIQAVQTLSRLNRSHPAKDTTYVLDFVNDAAEVLAAFKTYHTTAQLAAATDPNLVFNLRAKLDAAGHYDEFEVDRVVEAELKGAKQSELVSAIAPVEDRLMKRYKAAQVALKTAKEKADEAATKAAQDEINALVLFKTDMGAYIRLYTFLSQIFDYANTAIEKRVIFYRRLLPLLEFGREREGIDLSKVVLTHHNLKNAGRQPMPLYAGETPRLDPITEAGSGMLHDREKAFLDEIIQKVNDLFEGDLTDQDKLVYVNNVIKGKLLESETLRQQAANNTKEQFANSPDLKSELLSAIMGALDAHNLMSTQALNSPAVQSGIKDILLNHSKLYESLRSRAST